In Drosophila yakuba strain Tai18E2 chromosome 2R, Prin_Dyak_Tai18E2_2.1, whole genome shotgun sequence, a single genomic region encodes these proteins:
- the LOC6531025 gene encoding mucin-5AC yields the protein MKRGMQLTAAWLCLLATASLAQNQESSSKWSRQLENVATSDTDSLDWVPLAQPLDGSKDRTGNGRVLTYSQTFPPSARFGDLTKPGSQFDYPFQFQRYPNGAGQALPLRQAPPPPPATLKASGVGGQEPTSQSFFKFEMPFHSNSEGQAQAPPTLQTGYQIQHTFGAGAPGFPSPSQLFSPPSLFGQQQSQPFGSEFHSLGSQKPLAQALNKPLHQQNYIQDILPPKTLGKPLPTQASLQSVTPQVFPVDPEPDTLFGSNKAAPSSAPTSSRDQDVQLLYVPYDTLYNQQRQQAGSGSNSNFEVNKFNVNPGLPAVNPYQINQFYTQDPSVGSDFFSSGTTTRPSTTTSLPQSIFQNYRQPQPQLQSQTQTQFTTAKPKPKAHQPPLAMFLLRSSSRPSQSDVVAALRSAHSISVIDSPTKQTPEIFVGPAGMPIPDGYVKFDLPYLSQLTSSRDLSDVSFFVAPLSYRTPNGFNKILLPEPHVGSIVINRAKDIAASQQISPAPRPQRPYASVSSTRNPFETTTQSQSQAQGQVPERGNKFSYYYVQDGIQEVSSPKAPVKQERHKKKRPQNVQVQQQQSLYRPSPTKAQSQDPFDSLNQIGGDDFFKTLGSKPTTSSTSSTSTTTTTSTTSTTAAPQSLFTYSTRPQIEFPGSSGQLYPQYVQQPVQEPLPRLTTRPPTSSTAEEEHRMKQYFRQQDAFRQRPHTTNPPFEYTPSTADYEAPLPTTTTTQRIKTKHRVNQYTPAAVPVTTSDVGYNSVIQQGPLNHRPSYSQAQNEILENSNVEYEPNPYHVPSELPPLTPDIPGLVNNLQEKDKLQPPIPTTPLAEPEPETRPTRRPVLRTRKPAVTKVTSSVSYSESESSGKQPTHRIRRPYSSRGTTAPDGSTGSGDAGEESAVTPTRRPTSARNPLIRNPNRIRYRPTTEERQTLKTKSRKGSKNGKPQEDQDIDYQRDVLKQNYPVFKASSRRPTSPTAIPSSYDVQATTEGPASESQQVYTVTPSNSIDGGNEQSVFPANLLEPMQIAQHYQEFSKDNYGPGYFPNQEDLNPTEAIVRNEVSPIYTTLATTTPSTTTTTTTTTTTEAPLTTTTRRSPFVRRNYPRLRTTTTTETPVTSTTPSEERPSIRSRLPPRRVVKVRQRQRRPAHPASSSTVAPEEESEPVTQKSHLRKLSRYNNQETREKEATVAPITHRRRYKQPFQLEGQESQWSPSSETANSNSNSNSNSFKPLSPKYKTETHNFESEPEIVTAGPTNQPETFDVNVAADLGGSAIQRTTIMAPNLKPEKSFAELLEEVMGKAPEESTTETTSTTFSRLNRRGKWQKKNRLTGSDNSENFETAESQNLGPQLYNALQAASEKVELPKTTTPLTPITELQTESSVATTTVASPTTPEEYEVTTAQDIEEATITSTLPLSEESATRRMDTAADVDDLEVQPSIFSEVKKQLHDLFAIEESEGEAVTAALAAVGKRRQEYTSIRRTSPATPPETTTLAPTDEATTTTEATVAESKKDSFHKDLMEHVVYATSTSTKVTSETEICYRGRCIRSEDLPANHKLQ from the exons ATGAAGCGAGGCATGCAACTCACCGCCGCCTGGCTGTGCTTATTGGCCACGGCTAGTCTGGCTCAAAACCAAGAGTCCTCCTCCAAATGGTCGCGTCAACTGGAGAATGTGGCCACATCCGATACGGACTCCCTGGACTGGGTGCCCTTGGCCCAGCCGCTGGATGGCAGCAAGGATCGCACGGGCAATGGACGTGTGCTGACCTACTCGCAGACCTTTCCGCCCAGCGCACGATTCGGTGATCTGACCAAGCCGGGCTCCCAGTTCGACTATCCCTTCCAGTTCCAGCGCTATCCCAATGGAGCGGGCCAGGCTCTGCCGCTACGACAggcgccaccaccaccgcccgCTACGCTAAAGGCCTCTGGAGTTGGTGGTCAGGAGCCGACCTCGCAGTCCTTCTTCAAGTTCGAGATGCCCTTCCACAGCAACAGTGAGGGACAGGCTCAGGCACCACCCACTCTTCAGACGGGCTACCAGATTCAGCACACCTTCGGAGCAGGAGCGCCAGGATTCCCAAGTCCCTCGCAGCTCTTCAGTCCTCCCTCGCTCTTCGGACAACAGCAGAGCCAACCTTTTGGCTCCGAATTCCACTCGCTGGGCTCGCAAAAGCCCTTGGCCCAGGCTCTAAACAAGCCACTCCATCAGCAAAACTACATCCAGGACATTCTTCCTCCGAAAACCCTGGGAAAACCCTTACCCACTCAAGCTTCACTGCAGAGTGTGACCCCACAAGTGTTTCCCGTGGATCCCGAACCGGATACGCTCTTCGGATCGAACAAGGCTGCTCCGTCGTCGGCGCCAACTTCCTCCCGAGATCAGGATGTCCAGTTGCTCTATGTGCCCTACGATACCCTGTACAACCAGCAGCGTCAGCAAGCGGGTTCCGGATCGAACTCCAACTTCGAGGTGAACAAGTTCAATGTGAATCCTGGTCTGCCCGCCGTGAATCCCTATCAGATCAACCAGTTCTACACCCAGGATCCCAGTGTGGGCAGTGATTTCTTTAGCTCCGGGACGACCACAAgacccagcaccaccaccagcctGCCGCAAAGCATCTTCCAAAACTATAGACAGCCACAGCCTCAGCTGCAATCGCAGACGCAGACGCAATTCACCACAGCGAAGCCCAAGCCGAAGGCCCATCAGCCTCCATTGGCCATGTTTCTGTTGCGATCCAGCTCTCGTCCCTCCCAATCGGATGTGGTTGCTGCACTGCGAAGTGCGCACAGCATCTCCGTAATCGATTCCCCCACCAAGCAGACACCGGAAATCTTTGTGGGCCCAGCTGGCATGCCCATTCCCGATGGCTATGTGAAGTTCGATCTGCCCTATCTGTCGCAGCTCACCTCCAGTCGCGATTTGAGTGATGTCTCCTTCTTTGTGGCGCCCTTGAGTTACCGCACACCCAACGGTTTCAATAAGATCCTGCTTCCTGAACCCCATGTGGGTTCTATTGTGATTAACCGGGCGAAGGATATCGCTGCCAGCCAGCAAATATCACCTGCTCCGCGTCCTCAACGTCCGTATGCCAGCGTTAGCAGTACCCGCAATCCATTCGAGACTACCACTCAATCGCAGAGCCAGGCTCAAGGCCAAGTTCCGGAGCGGGGCAACAAGTTCAGCTACTATTATGTGCAAGATGGCATCCAGGAGGTAAGCTCGCCCAAGGCTCCCGTCAAGCAGGAGAGGCACAAGAAGAAGCGACCCCAGAATGTccaggtgcagcagcagcagtcccTCTACCGTCCCTCGCCAACCAAAGCCCAAAGTCAGGATCCCTTCGATTCGCTCAACCAAATTGGAGGCGATGACTTCTTCAAGACGCTGGGCAGCAAGCCAACCACCAGTTCCACTTCCAGCACTTCCACGACCACCACCACATCCACCACTTCGACGACGGCTGCTCCGCAATCTCTGTTCACCTACAGTACGCGACCACAGATCGAGTTCCCCGGCTCCAGTGGCCAATTGTATCCACAGTATGTTCAGCAACCGGTCCAAGAGCCGCTCCCACGTCTAACCACCCGTCCTCCAACTTCGTCCACGGCTGAGGAGGAGCACCGCATGAAACAGTACTTCCGGCAACAGGATGCCTTCCGCCAACGTCCTCACACCACAAATCCTCCCTTCGAATACACTCCCAGCACTGCAGACTATGAGGCTCCCTTGCCCACGACCACCACAACCCAGAGGATCAAGACTAAGCACAGGGTGAACCAATACACACCCGCTGCCGTTCCTGTGACCACATCCGATGTGGGCTATAACAGCGTGATCCAGCAGGGGCCACTTAACCATCGCCCTAGCTATAGTCAAGCTCAGAACGAGATTCTGGAGAACAGCAATGTTGAGTACGAACCCAATCCCTACCATGTGCCCTCGGAGCTGCCGCCTTTGACTCCGGATATTCCCGGACTGGTTAACAACCTGCAGGAGAAGGACAAGCTGCAGCCACCAATTCCGACCACTCCTTTGGCCGAACCGGAACCGGAAACGCGACCCACCAGGAGACCTGTGCTGCGCACTCGTAAGCCAGCGGTGACCAAGGTTACCTCCTCTGTTTCCTATTCGGAATCCGAGTCCAGTGGCAAACAGCCCACTCACCGCATCAGGAGGCCATACAGCAGCCGTGGAACCACCGCCCCAGATGGCTCCACCGGCAGCGGAGATGCTGGCGAGGAATCAGCAGTGACCCCCACTCGTCGTCCTACCAGTGCCCGGAACCCACTCATCCGCAATCCCAACCGCATCCGCTACAGGCCCACAACGGAGGAGCGGCAAACTCTGAAGACCAAGAGCAGGAAAGGTTCAAAGAACGGCAAGCCACAGGAAGATCAGGACATTGACTACCAGCGGGATGTGCTCAAGCAGAACTATCCGGTATTCAAGGCCTCATCCAGAAGACCCACCAGTCCCACTGCCATTCCCAGCTCCTACGATGTACAGGCCACCACCGAAGGACCCGCATCGGAATCCCAGCAAGTGTACACGGTGACCCCGAGCAACAGCATCGATGGTGGCAACGAGCAGAGCGTCTTCCCCGCCAATCTCTTGGAACCCATGCAGATTGCTCAGCACTACCAAGAGTTCTCCAAGGACAACTACGGACCGGGCTATTTCCCCAACCAGGAGGATCTTAATCCAACAGAGGCCATCGTGCGCAACGAGGTGAGCCCGATCTACACCACTCTGGCCACCACAACTCCATCAACCACAACGACGACCACGACCACTACAACCACTGAGGCTCCATTGACCACCACAACACGCCGATCGCCGTTCGTCAGGAGAAACTATCCCCGTCTGCGtacaaccacaaccacagaGACACCAGTCACCTCCACCACGCCCTCTGAGGAGAGGCCATCG ATCCGTTCCCGTCTGCCACCACGTCGAGTGGTTAAGGTGCGTCAGCGACAGCGTCGCCCTGCTCATCCTGCATCCTCGTCGACAGTGGCGCCCGAAGAGGAATCTGAACCCGTCACCCAGAAGAGCCATCTCCGCAAGCTGAGTCGCTACAACAACCAGGAGACGAGGGAAAAGGAGGCCACAGTG GCACCCATTACCCATCGTCGTCGTTACAAGCAACCCTTCCAACTGGAAGGCCAGGAATCCCAGTGGTCGCCATCCTCGGAaacagccaacagcaacagcaactcaAACTCGAACAGCTTCAAGCCACTGAGTCCCAAATACAAAACGGAAACCCATAACTTCGAGAGTGAGCCGGAGATTGTGACCGCAGGACCCACCAATCAGCCAGAGACCTTCGATGTCAACGTGGCTGCTGATCTTGGTGGATCAGCGATACAGCGCACCACCATCATGGCACCCAATCTTAA GCCAGAGAAATCCTTTGCCGAGCTCCTGGAGGAAGTGATGGGCAAGGCACCCGAGGAATCGACCACTGAAACCACCAGCACCACTTTTAGTCGCCTAAACAGACGTGGCAAGTGGCAGAAGAAGAACCGCTTAACTGGCTCGGATAACTCCGAGAACTTCGAGACGGCCGAGTCCCAGAATCTGGGACCTCAGCTCTACAATGCTCTCCAAGCAGCCAGCGAAAAGGTGGAACTACCCAAGACCACCACTCCATTAACGCCCATCACCGAGCTCCAGACAGAGTCTTCGGTTGCGACTACCACAGTGGCATCCCCCACAACGCCCGAGGAGTACGAGGTGACCACTGCCCAGGACATTGAGGAGGCCACCATTACCTCCACTCTTCCTTTGAGCGAGGAGAGTGCCACGCGTCGCATGGACACGGCAGCGGAtgtggacgacctagaggtGCAGCCAAGCATCTTCTCCGAGGTGAAGAAGCAGCTGCACGATCTGTTTGCCATAGAGGAAAGTGAAGGAGAAGCAGTTACCGCCGCCCTAGCGGCCGTGGGCAAGCGCCGCCAGGAGTACACAAGCATCCGGCGAACCAGTCCAGCCACTCCGCCGGAAACAACGACTCTAGCGCCAACGGATgaagccaccaccaccacggaAGCCACCGTGGCGGAGAGCAAAAAGGACAGCTTCCACAAGGATCTAATGGAGCATGTGGTGTACGCCACGTCTACGTCGACCAAAGTCACTTCCGAAACGGAGATCTGCTACCGCGGACGTTGCATCCGTTCCGAGGATCTGCCCGCCAACCACAAGCTGCAGTGA